From a region of the Prosthecobacter sp. SYSU 5D2 genome:
- a CDS encoding glycosyltransferase → MKKIESVAVVLPAFNEEKDLPALLARIQETLTAQPFRYEVIVVDDGSSDRTAEIATEAARGMPLTLIKHEVNKGLGMGIQTGLSAAMKVADAVVVMDSDNTHDPIYVMDMVKEMETKDVQLVIASRYQPGSVIVGLSAFRKFLSLGCFLLMKTIVPFRNVRDYSTGFRLYDSNLLKRMAQVYGENKLVEESGFVCMLEVMLKLRAIGAKATEVPYTLRYDLKAGVSKLKIWRTLKRYLIVVGRYRSAKPGVAVAGLVTSQA, encoded by the coding sequence ATGAAAAAGATCGAATCCGTGGCCGTCGTCCTGCCGGCATTTAATGAAGAAAAGGACCTGCCTGCACTTCTGGCGAGGATACAAGAAACACTGACCGCCCAGCCGTTTCGTTATGAAGTGATTGTGGTGGATGACGGTTCCAGTGACCGGACGGCAGAGATCGCGACAGAAGCGGCCAGAGGGATGCCCCTGACTCTGATCAAGCATGAGGTGAACAAGGGGCTGGGCATGGGCATCCAGACCGGGCTTTCAGCGGCGATGAAAGTGGCGGATGCCGTGGTGGTGATGGACTCCGACAATACTCATGATCCCATCTATGTGATGGACATGGTGAAGGAAATGGAGACAAAGGATGTGCAACTGGTCATCGCTTCAAGATATCAGCCGGGCAGCGTGATTGTGGGCCTGTCCGCGTTTCGCAAATTTCTGAGCCTGGGCTGTTTTTTACTGATGAAGACCATCGTGCCTTTTCGGAATGTGAGGGATTATTCGACGGGTTTCCGGCTTTATGACAGCAACCTGCTGAAGCGCATGGCGCAGGTCTATGGTGAGAACAAGCTGGTTGAAGAAAGCGGCTTCGTCTGCATGCTGGAAGTGATGCTGAAACTCCGTGCCATCGGGGCCAAGGCGACGGAGGTTCCTTACACGCTGCGGTATGACCTCAAGGCCGGGGTAAGCAAGCTGAAGATATGGAGGACGCTGAAACGATACCTGATCGTGGTGGGGCGCTATCGCTCGGCGAAACCGGGGGTGGCAGTGGCAGGCCTGGTGACTTCCCAGGCATGA
- a CDS encoding FAD-dependent oxidoreductase: MHSEQNRLPHVLILGAGISGLVCALRLAEKGHPVTLVEGSDQLGGLGTFFQHDDRMFEKFYHCMLPSDGPLLGVLDSLGLTPEIYWRPSSFAYASEGKVYPLNTPVDLLRFAPLPFVDRIRVGITGAWGRVCSDKGLDEMTTAQWLQGLSGKRAFSTFWQPMLEAKFGDRFQDVPALWFWTRFNREKGESKGEVKGYIRGGYKRITDVFATRLRELGVTLRMNEKIEKIDLDAGGNPFVQTDAGELRADQLLITLPWPTLTKVATDAFKEKAHVPDWGIDFQGVINHVLFLKRPLTKHYWLATPAAEHPFDGVVETSTLTDEADRGQGRHVVYLTKYVHRTDARFTQPEAEIKSTWFAALQKIFPDLKADELEADYVFRAPFVEPVYTRGFMKKRPPERLIPGKVSLATTAQVYPVVTSWNGSVIQAEKTLAVM, translated from the coding sequence ATGCATTCAGAGCAGAACCGGCTTCCACATGTCTTAATTTTAGGGGCAGGCATCAGCGGACTGGTCTGTGCCCTGCGACTGGCAGAGAAAGGGCATCCGGTGACGCTTGTGGAAGGCTCAGACCAGCTCGGCGGGCTGGGTACGTTTTTTCAGCATGATGACCGGATGTTTGAGAAGTTTTATCATTGCATGCTGCCCAGTGACGGGCCGCTGCTGGGTGTTCTGGATTCGTTGGGGCTCACCCCAGAGATCTATTGGCGGCCCAGCTCGTTTGCTTATGCAAGTGAAGGCAAAGTCTATCCCTTGAATACACCGGTGGACCTGCTGCGCTTTGCGCCGCTACCGTTTGTGGACCGGATCCGGGTGGGCATCACAGGTGCCTGGGGCCGTGTGTGCTCGGACAAAGGGCTGGATGAGATGACGACAGCTCAATGGCTCCAGGGGCTTTCGGGAAAGCGGGCTTTCTCCACCTTCTGGCAGCCGATGCTGGAAGCCAAGTTTGGGGACCGTTTTCAGGATGTGCCAGCGCTGTGGTTCTGGACACGCTTCAACCGCGAAAAGGGCGAGAGCAAGGGGGAGGTGAAGGGCTACATCCGAGGGGGTTACAAACGCATCACCGATGTCTTTGCCACGCGCTTGCGTGAGCTGGGGGTGACGCTGCGGATGAATGAAAAGATCGAAAAGATTGACCTGGATGCCGGGGGAAATCCCTTTGTGCAAACGGATGCCGGAGAACTGAGAGCGGACCAGTTGCTGATCACGCTGCCCTGGCCGACTCTGACGAAGGTGGCTACGGATGCATTTAAAGAGAAGGCTCATGTGCCGGACTGGGGCATTGATTTCCAGGGGGTGATCAATCATGTGCTGTTTCTGAAACGTCCGCTGACCAAACATTACTGGCTGGCCACCCCGGCGGCGGAGCATCCCTTTGACGGCGTGGTGGAAACCTCCACGCTGACGGATGAGGCGGACCGGGGGCAGGGGAGGCATGTGGTCTATCTGACCAAGTATGTGCACCGGACCGATGCGCGGTTTACCCAGCCGGAGGCGGAAATCAAGAGCACCTGGTTTGCGGCGTTGCAGAAGATCTTCCCGGATTTAAAGGCGGATGAGCTGGAGGCGGACTACGTCTTCCGGGCTCCTTTTGTGGAGCCGGTCTATACCCGCGGCTTCATGAAAAAGCGGCCGCCAGAGCGGCTGATTCCCGGCAAGGTGAGCCTGGCGACGACGGCGCAGGTCTATCCAGTCGTGACTTCATGGAACGGCAGCGTGATCCAGGCGGAAAAAACCTTGGCGGTGATGTAA
- the wecB gene encoding UDP-N-acetylglucosamine 2-epimerase (non-hydrolyzing), whose protein sequence is MIETFTAKRLLFVLGTRPEMIKVAPLIREARRQGAEAILVNSGQHADLLTPLFDLFDVHPAHDLEAMVAGQPLNRLLSRVIDRLDPVLEQVQPDYVLVQGDTATALGGAQAAFHRKIPVGHIEAGLRSGNPLSPFPEEMNRRLVSQIATLHFAATERNRAALLAEGIADSQISVTGNSVVDALHYTLANTRPGEVIEKLREQIAGRQVVLLTTHRRENFGDTMRTHLRLLRRFAEAHPELCVVFPVHPNPAVKEAAELELGGCDQIIITTPMGYADFVHLLSDSWLIVSDSGGIQEEAASLGKPILVLRENTERPEGVDVGVARLVGERASDLESLLNEAVADTAWFDHAAKAEKVFGDGQASQRIISRLLLPP, encoded by the coding sequence ATGATAGAAACTTTCACAGCGAAGAGACTCCTTTTTGTCCTAGGCACCCGGCCTGAAATGATCAAAGTGGCTCCGCTGATACGGGAAGCCCGACGTCAGGGGGCAGAAGCCATTCTGGTGAACAGCGGCCAGCATGCCGATTTGCTGACCCCGCTGTTTGATCTCTTTGATGTACATCCGGCCCACGACCTTGAGGCCATGGTGGCAGGGCAGCCGCTGAACCGGCTTTTGTCACGAGTCATTGACCGGCTGGACCCGGTGCTGGAACAAGTGCAGCCGGATTATGTCCTGGTGCAGGGGGATACGGCCACGGCGCTGGGTGGTGCCCAGGCGGCGTTTCATCGCAAGATCCCCGTGGGGCACATTGAGGCGGGTTTGCGCTCAGGCAATCCGTTGAGCCCGTTTCCTGAAGAGATGAACCGGCGTCTGGTCTCCCAGATTGCCACGCTGCACTTTGCCGCCACGGAGCGAAACCGGGCGGCTTTGCTCGCAGAAGGCATCGCGGATTCGCAGATTTCCGTCACGGGTAATTCGGTGGTGGATGCGCTGCACTATACGCTGGCGAATACCCGGCCCGGTGAGGTGATTGAGAAGCTGAGGGAACAGATTGCCGGACGACAGGTGGTGCTGCTGACAACTCACCGGCGGGAGAATTTTGGCGATACCATGCGTACGCATTTGCGGCTGTTGCGCCGGTTTGCGGAAGCGCACCCGGAGCTCTGTGTGGTCTTTCCGGTGCATCCGAATCCGGCAGTGAAGGAAGCTGCGGAGCTGGAGCTGGGCGGTTGTGACCAGATCATCATCACGACTCCGATGGGGTATGCGGACTTCGTGCATCTGCTTTCCGATTCGTGGCTGATCGTGAGTGATTCCGGCGGCATTCAGGAAGAGGCGGCCTCTCTGGGGAAACCGATCTTGGTGCTCCGCGAGAATACTGAACGGCCTGAAGGGGTGGACGTGGGCGTGGCCAGGCTTGTGGGTGAGCGTGCCAGTGACCTGGAATCTCTGCTCAATGAAGCCGTGGCGGATACCGCCTGGTTTGACCATGCGGCGAAAGCCGAAAAGGTCTTTGGTGACGGCCAGGCCTCCCAACGAATCATCTCCCGTCTTCTGCTTCCACCCTAG
- a CDS encoding M15 family metallopeptidase: MSSLPRLILLAALLCSCSAPAEKKGLVDIQRTIPGLSVDLRYKTAQNVTGRPLYPPDMPCMLRASTAKKLKKAQRRLRSQGYGLRVWDAWRPPEAHAKLYGKGAATGMFLDPAHGWSRHCGGVSVDVTLVDKNGNEQQMPTYFDEDLHKAASNQQPSDPEIRRNLALLNEAMTEAGFKALPGEWWHFDDLEFLYRPIPVIRAKDVGITIE, translated from the coding sequence ATGTCTTCCCTGCCCCGGCTTATACTCCTTGCTGCGCTTCTCTGCTCGTGCTCCGCACCGGCTGAAAAGAAGGGGCTGGTGGATATTCAGCGGACCATCCCCGGCCTCTCCGTGGACCTGCGGTATAAGACGGCGCAGAACGTGACGGGCCGTCCCTTATACCCGCCGGACATGCCGTGTATGCTGCGGGCTTCGACGGCCAAGAAGTTGAAGAAGGCCCAGCGGCGGCTGCGGTCCCAGGGCTATGGGCTGCGGGTCTGGGATGCCTGGCGGCCACCGGAAGCGCATGCGAAGCTATATGGCAAAGGCGCTGCGACAGGTATGTTCCTGGACCCGGCACACGGCTGGTCACGGCATTGCGGCGGGGTCTCCGTGGATGTGACACTGGTGGATAAGAACGGCAACGAACAGCAGATGCCCACTTACTTTGATGAGGACCTGCATAAAGCCGCCAGCAATCAGCAGCCGAGTGATCCGGAGATCCGGCGTAATCTGGCATTGCTGAATGAGGCGATGACTGAGGCTGGATTCAAGGCCCTCCCGGGGGAGTGGTGGCACTTTGATGACCTGGAGTTTTTATATCGGCCTATCCCGGTGATCCGGGCGAAGGATGTGGGGATAACGATTGAGTGA
- a CDS encoding polysaccharide deacetylase family protein translates to MPLSANVSLDLDNQWAYMKTQGLDGWQSFPSYLDRVTPRILDTMKRAGLRITVFVVGKDAELEKNRAALQSLANAGHELANHSHMHEPWLHLYSQEELLADFEQAESAILAATGQRPQGFRGPGFSTSQAVRDMLIDRGYLYDASLFPTVMGPVARAYFFMTSKLPPEEKAKRKGLYGSIFSAFSPLTPYQIQPGLLEMPVTTMPLLRTPVHLSYLLFLAQYSMPLARMYWDMAVALCRLTQVSPSLLLHPTDFLDASDVPELGFFPAMRVPAEKKIELVRHTLSSLRRHWGTATMGQTAQSLTQPLEPESSETAFETQHLEPNRS, encoded by the coding sequence ATGCCGCTTTCCGCCAACGTCTCACTCGATCTCGACAACCAATGGGCTTATATGAAGACCCAAGGGCTGGACGGGTGGCAGAGCTTCCCAAGTTACCTGGACCGGGTGACTCCGCGCATTCTGGATACGATGAAACGGGCCGGGTTGAGAATCACGGTCTTCGTGGTGGGCAAGGATGCGGAGTTGGAAAAGAACCGCGCGGCCTTGCAGAGTCTGGCCAATGCCGGGCATGAGCTGGCCAATCACAGCCACATGCATGAACCCTGGCTGCATCTTTACAGCCAGGAGGAATTGCTGGCGGATTTTGAGCAGGCGGAATCCGCGATCCTGGCAGCAACCGGGCAGCGGCCGCAGGGCTTTCGCGGGCCGGGTTTCAGCACCTCCCAGGCGGTGAGGGACATGCTCATTGATCGTGGTTATCTGTATGATGCCAGCCTGTTCCCGACTGTCATGGGGCCGGTGGCACGGGCGTATTTTTTCATGACCTCCAAGCTGCCGCCGGAGGAAAAGGCCAAACGTAAAGGCCTGTACGGCAGCATTTTCAGCGCCTTTTCTCCGCTGACGCCGTATCAAATCCAGCCAGGTCTTTTGGAAATGCCGGTAACGACGATGCCGCTGCTGCGCACGCCGGTTCATCTCAGCTACCTGCTGTTTCTGGCGCAGTATTCAATGCCGCTGGCACGCATGTATTGGGACATGGCGGTAGCCTTGTGCCGGCTGACCCAAGTATCTCCCTCTCTGCTGCTCCATCCGACGGATTTTCTGGATGCAAGCGATGTGCCGGAACTGGGTTTTTTCCCGGCGATGCGGGTGCCTGCAGAGAAAAAAATCGAACTGGTGCGCCATACCCTCAGCAGCCTGCGCCGTCATTGGGGAACGGCGACGATGGGGCAGACCGCCCAGAGTTTGACACAGCCTTTGGAACCAGAGTCTTCCGAAACCGCCTTTGAAACGCAACATCTCGAACCGAACCGCTCATGA
- a CDS encoding sialidase family protein: MFKALLLFSLLALSAHAATPFLEQTDVFEGGKGASLYRIPGIVVTGKGTVLAYCEARLNDSKDWGEIEVHLRRSTDGGKTWEAAQHIAHHGERAEGNPRKKEGGDKEQTVNNPVAIVDENGTIHFLYCLNYARCFYMSSGDDGLTFSKPREITAAFEGFKPHCPWNVLATGPGHGIQIKSGRLVVPVWLAYGSKPGDHAPSVAATIYSDDHGQTWKSGDIAAPNEGDFTNPNETTLAMLSDGRVMLNTRSVSKASRRLITISADGATGWSKPRFDDALWEPICMGSLTALPQKPGTLVFANPHSRKLDENGQPVPGGRGLRENLSIKLSRDDGQTWIANKTLEAGKSAYSDLTVLPDGTLLCFYERDSRLTVARFNEAWIEAAE, translated from the coding sequence ATGTTTAAAGCCCTCCTCCTTTTCTCCCTCCTCGCGTTATCCGCTCACGCTGCCACTCCCTTCCTGGAGCAAACTGATGTCTTCGAAGGTGGCAAAGGAGCCTCCTTGTATCGCATTCCGGGCATCGTCGTCACCGGCAAGGGCACCGTCCTTGCCTACTGCGAAGCACGTCTCAACGACAGCAAGGACTGGGGCGAGATCGAAGTGCATCTCCGCCGCAGCACTGATGGCGGCAAGACCTGGGAGGCCGCCCAGCACATCGCCCATCATGGAGAGCGTGCCGAAGGCAACCCTCGGAAAAAGGAAGGCGGTGACAAGGAGCAGACCGTCAACAACCCCGTCGCCATCGTGGATGAAAACGGCACGATTCATTTCCTCTACTGCCTCAATTACGCCCGGTGTTTTTACATGAGCAGCGGCGATGACGGACTGACCTTCAGCAAGCCGCGCGAGATCACCGCCGCCTTCGAGGGCTTCAAACCCCATTGTCCCTGGAACGTCCTCGCCACCGGCCCCGGTCACGGCATTCAGATCAAAAGCGGCCGCCTCGTCGTCCCTGTCTGGCTCGCTTACGGCTCCAAGCCCGGCGACCATGCCCCCTCCGTCGCCGCCACGATCTACAGCGACGACCACGGCCAGACCTGGAAGTCCGGCGACATCGCTGCACCTAATGAAGGCGACTTCACCAATCCTAATGAAACCACGCTAGCCATGCTCTCCGATGGCCGGGTGATGCTCAATACCCGCAGCGTTTCCAAGGCCAGCCGCCGCCTCATCACCATCAGTGCCGACGGTGCCACCGGCTGGAGCAAACCCCGCTTTGACGATGCCCTCTGGGAGCCCATCTGTATGGGCAGCCTCACGGCCCTGCCACAAAAACCCGGCACCCTCGTTTTCGCCAATCCGCATTCCCGCAAGCTCGATGAAAACGGCCAGCCTGTACCGGGCGGACGCGGCCTTCGTGAGAACCTCTCCATCAAACTCAGCCGCGATGACGGCCAGACCTGGATCGCCAACAAGACTCTCGAAGCCGGCAAGAGCGCCTATTCCGACCTCACCGTTCTTCCCGACGGCACCCTCCTCTGCTTCTACGAACGCGACAGCCGCCTCACCGTGGCCCGCTTCAACGAAGCTTGGATCGAGGCTGCCGAATAA
- a CDS encoding prepilin peptidase yields MLRYQILNALLHFLFFFIGAGIGSFLNVVIYRVPRNLSVNNPRRSFCPSCNYPIPWYHNVPILSWLLLRGRCANCKTSISPRYLGVELFTGLMFFAVLMQFGGDWMYIAQWGPQVLCLWVFMSLLIAGTFIDIEHFLLPAEITRNGTIAGVLASLWVPSLQGEDLWWRAGLMSLASAAVGFGGLRLVVELGKLAFGRKKLTFDKPEAWSVTQPDENEPPIVTVGDDKIEWVDLFGMQRPTDRLVINCPSVRVNDQTYGDVTVELFMETMKLRDATGKVDDYNLENVTTLQGTATGVMIPREAMGLGDVHFMMMIGAFVGWKAVLFTIFAGSILGTLVAGFTRLTGRAQWGAKLPFGPYLAAGAALWIFYGPQAMAWYLSKVTGRTEF; encoded by the coding sequence ATGCTGCGTTATCAGATCCTCAATGCCCTGCTGCACTTTCTGTTCTTCTTCATCGGAGCGGGCATTGGGTCGTTCCTGAATGTGGTGATCTACCGGGTGCCCCGGAACCTGTCCGTCAACAATCCGCGCCGGTCTTTCTGCCCAAGCTGCAACTACCCCATCCCCTGGTATCACAACGTGCCCATCCTGAGCTGGCTGCTGCTGCGCGGCAGGTGCGCCAACTGCAAGACCTCCATCTCTCCTCGCTACCTCGGGGTGGAGCTATTTACGGGCCTGATGTTCTTTGCCGTGCTCATGCAGTTTGGCGGCGACTGGATGTACATCGCCCAATGGGGACCGCAGGTGCTCTGCCTGTGGGTGTTCATGAGCCTGCTCATCGCCGGGACCTTCATTGACATTGAGCACTTCCTGCTACCTGCGGAGATCACCCGCAATGGCACCATTGCAGGTGTGCTGGCCTCGCTTTGGGTGCCGTCTTTGCAGGGGGAGGACCTCTGGTGGCGGGCGGGGCTGATGTCTCTGGCCAGTGCAGCGGTCGGCTTCGGCGGGCTGCGCCTGGTGGTAGAACTGGGCAAGCTGGCCTTTGGCCGTAAGAAGCTGACTTTTGACAAACCGGAGGCCTGGAGCGTAACCCAGCCAGATGAAAACGAGCCGCCCATTGTCACTGTCGGGGATGACAAGATCGAGTGGGTGGACCTGTTCGGGATGCAGCGGCCTACGGACCGTCTGGTCATCAACTGCCCCTCTGTGCGTGTTAACGACCAGACCTACGGCGATGTGACCGTGGAGCTATTCATGGAAACCATGAAGTTGCGGGATGCGACGGGGAAGGTGGATGACTACAATCTGGAGAACGTCACCACCCTGCAAGGAACGGCCACCGGGGTCATGATCCCACGCGAGGCCATGGGCCTGGGCGATGTGCACTTCATGATGATGATCGGCGCCTTTGTCGGATGGAAGGCTGTGCTGTTCACCATCTTTGCCGGATCCATCCTGGGTACACTGGTGGCAGGATTTACCCGGCTCACGGGCCGTGCCCAGTGGGGTGCCAAGCTGCCCTTTGGACCCTATCTGGCTGCCGGGGCTGCGCTGTGGATCTTTTACGGACCGCAGGCTATGGCCTGGTACCTTTCCAAGGTCACTGGGCGGACAGAGTTTTAA
- a CDS encoding aldolase/citrate lyase family protein translates to MTPSQLGAALHDGQPVFGTLIVSPSPRWPDTVRGCGLDFVFIDTEHIALDREQLSWMCQTYLAMGLPPLVRIPSPDPYAATMVLDGGAAGIIAPYVESAAQVQALRGAVKVRPLKGRRLDTILAGGTCEPELQSYMAAGAQNRLLIINIESVPAIAALDEILAVPGIDAVLIGPHDLTCSLGVPEQYDHPDFLAACETIFTKARAAGIGAGIHFWGSVEQHARFLKLGATMLIHSADISLFQKHLRLELAAVKNLAGLATASASVETVTI, encoded by the coding sequence ATGACACCCTCCCAGCTTGGTGCCGCTCTTCACGATGGGCAGCCCGTATTCGGCACCCTCATTGTCTCTCCCTCCCCCCGCTGGCCGGATACGGTCCGGGGTTGCGGGCTGGACTTTGTCTTCATAGATACCGAGCACATCGCGCTGGATCGCGAGCAGCTTTCCTGGATGTGCCAGACTTATCTGGCCATGGGCCTGCCGCCGCTGGTGCGCATTCCCTCGCCCGATCCTTATGCCGCCACCATGGTTCTGGATGGCGGGGCCGCTGGTATCATCGCGCCTTATGTCGAATCCGCTGCCCAGGTCCAGGCCCTGCGTGGAGCCGTCAAAGTCCGCCCCCTCAAAGGCCGCAGGCTGGATACCATCCTTGCCGGTGGCACCTGCGAGCCGGAGCTGCAATCCTACATGGCCGCTGGTGCGCAGAACCGCCTGCTCATCATCAATATCGAGAGCGTCCCCGCCATTGCCGCGCTGGATGAAATCCTTGCTGTCCCCGGGATAGATGCAGTGCTCATCGGCCCGCACGACCTGACTTGCAGCCTCGGCGTGCCTGAGCAATACGACCACCCCGATTTCCTCGCCGCCTGCGAGACCATCTTCACCAAAGCTCGCGCTGCTGGCATCGGGGCCGGTATCCACTTCTGGGGCAGTGTCGAGCAGCATGCCCGCTTCCTCAAACTCGGTGCCACGATGCTCATCCATAGTGCCGATATCAGCCTTTTTCAAAAGCACCTGCGTCTGGAACTCGCCGCCGTCAAAAACCTTGCTGGCCTCGCTACTGCCTCCGCCTCCGTCGAAACCGTCACCATCTGA
- a CDS encoding sialidase family protein, whose protein sequence is MSRFILAALLATSISAADFHLEHSTVQTSSGPLNWSQSRAALIPGDPARVIVTTQEIEKLGSHGFRNVYVTETVDGAKTWSPPKEIISLRRQRMPEGHDFVMGDICPQFHAKTGVVLAHGKTFGFEGGIKENRGFERVSYAVYSPKTDAWSGLNLLELPEKDHEGLTILEPNSGCHQRFDLPNGEILLPIRYRKNPKSRQYTTIVARCTFDGKTLTYKEHGSELTFKGRRGLYEPSVMGYQGRYFLTMRADESAFVSVSDDGLNYTPPAEWTFDDGQVLGSYNAQQHWVAHSDDLYLVYTRKGANNDHVFRHRAPLFIAKVDRKRLCILRATEQVLMPETGLDLAGGFGVLDYSPEETWIISTEMGFPEERKSESNRIILAKILWSKPNQLFK, encoded by the coding sequence ATGAGCCGCTTCATTCTCGCAGCGCTTCTCGCGACCTCCATCTCGGCCGCAGACTTCCATCTGGAGCACAGCACCGTGCAGACCAGTTCAGGCCCCCTGAACTGGTCCCAGTCCCGTGCCGCCCTTATCCCTGGAGATCCCGCCCGTGTCATCGTCACCACTCAGGAGATCGAAAAGCTCGGCTCCCACGGCTTTCGCAACGTCTATGTCACCGAGACCGTGGACGGGGCCAAAACCTGGTCTCCGCCGAAGGAAATTATCAGCCTCCGCCGCCAGCGCATGCCGGAAGGGCATGACTTCGTCATGGGCGATATCTGCCCCCAGTTTCATGCCAAAACCGGTGTCGTTCTCGCCCATGGCAAGACCTTTGGGTTCGAAGGCGGCATCAAAGAAAACCGGGGTTTCGAGCGAGTCTCCTACGCCGTCTATTCCCCCAAGACCGATGCCTGGAGCGGCCTGAACCTTTTGGAACTCCCGGAAAAAGACCACGAAGGTCTCACCATCCTGGAACCCAATTCAGGCTGCCATCAGCGCTTCGATCTGCCCAATGGCGAGATCCTTCTGCCCATCCGGTATCGCAAAAATCCCAAGAGCCGCCAATACACCACCATCGTCGCCCGCTGCACCTTTGATGGCAAAACTCTGACCTATAAGGAGCACGGTTCCGAACTCACCTTCAAAGGCCGGCGCGGTTTATACGAACCGTCCGTCATGGGGTATCAGGGCCGCTATTTTCTCACCATGCGGGCGGATGAGAGCGCTTTCGTGTCCGTCAGTGATGACGGCCTCAACTATACCCCGCCAGCCGAATGGACCTTCGATGACGGCCAGGTGCTGGGCAGCTATAACGCCCAGCAGCACTGGGTCGCCCATAGTGACGACCTATACCTCGTTTATACCCGAAAAGGGGCCAATAACGACCACGTCTTCCGCCACCGCGCCCCCTTGTTTATCGCCAAGGTGGATCGCAAGCGCCTCTGCATCCTCCGCGCCACCGAGCAGGTCCTCATGCCCGAAACCGGCCTCGACCTGGCGGGTGGTTTCGGTGTGCTCGATTACAGCCCAGAAGAAACCTGGATCATCAGCACCGAAATGGGCTTTCCCGAGGAACGCAAAAGCGAGTCCAACCGCATCATCCTCGCTAAAATCCTCTGGTCAAAGCCTAACCAACTTTTCAAATGA